From a single Micromonospora pallida genomic region:
- a CDS encoding WhiB family transcriptional regulator, whose product MGMITDWPSLAACQNGDPDALFVQGAEQNVAKRICRSCPVRYECLADALDNRIEFGVWGGMTERERRALLRRHPQVTSWRKMFEAAMRKNAREKAAKDKILVNAG is encoded by the coding sequence ATGGGCATGATCACTGACTGGCCGTCGTTGGCGGCGTGTCAGAACGGAGACCCGGACGCGTTGTTCGTACAGGGCGCGGAACAGAACGTGGCGAAGCGGATCTGCCGGAGCTGCCCAGTTCGGTACGAGTGCCTGGCTGACGCACTCGACAACCGCATCGAGTTCGGCGTCTGGGGCGGCATGACCGAGCGGGAACGCCGGGCGCTGTTGCGCCGGCACCCCCAGGTGACGAGCTGGCGGAAGATGTTCGAGGCCGCCATGCGGAAGAACGCCCGGGAGAAGGCGGCCAAGGACAAGATCCTGGTCAACGCCGGCTGA
- a CDS encoding ArsA family ATPase, with translation MVPSEDAAPLLDVDQILADPGVRIVVCCGAGGVGKTTTAAALALRAAEHHGRRTVVLTIDPARRLAQSLGLTELDNTPRRVKGIDGDGELHAMMLDMKRTFDDVVLQHTDPARAAEIFANPFYQAMSSTFAGTQEYMAMEKLGQLHARGEWDLIVVDTPPSRSALDFLDAPARLSRFLDGRMLRMLLAPARSGGRSMFSLVTASFGVFSKIVQKVIGAQLLTDLSGFVAALDSMFGGFRQRAEQTYRILQARETAFLLVAAPEPDAVREAAYFAGRLREERMPLAGLVLNRVHRPAVATPDAVESIAAADRLAELGGHETTVDVLRAHAALLQQSAREQQVAASFTAAFPAVPMVSVTAQPADVHDVDGLRTIGAAISRS, from the coding sequence TTGGTGCCTTCCGAAGACGCAGCGCCGCTGCTGGACGTCGACCAGATCCTTGCCGACCCCGGCGTGCGGATCGTCGTCTGCTGTGGTGCGGGCGGGGTGGGGAAGACCACCACCGCCGCCGCGCTCGCGCTGCGCGCCGCAGAACATCACGGCCGGCGTACGGTGGTGCTCACCATCGACCCGGCCCGCCGGCTCGCCCAGTCCCTCGGCCTGACCGAGCTGGACAACACGCCCCGCCGGGTCAAGGGGATCGACGGCGACGGCGAGCTGCACGCCATGATGCTGGACATGAAGCGGACCTTCGACGACGTGGTGCTCCAGCACACCGATCCGGCGAGGGCGGCGGAGATCTTCGCCAACCCCTTCTACCAGGCGATGAGTTCGACCTTCGCCGGTACGCAGGAGTACATGGCAATGGAGAAGCTCGGTCAGCTCCACGCCCGGGGCGAGTGGGACCTGATCGTGGTGGACACCCCACCCTCCCGCTCGGCACTGGACTTCCTCGACGCGCCGGCCCGGCTCTCCCGCTTCCTCGACGGGCGGATGCTCCGTATGCTGCTGGCCCCGGCCCGCAGCGGGGGGCGAAGCATGTTCAGCCTGGTCACCGCCTCGTTCGGGGTGTTCTCAAAGATCGTGCAGAAGGTGATCGGCGCGCAACTGCTGACCGACCTGTCCGGGTTCGTCGCGGCGCTGGACTCGATGTTCGGGGGCTTCCGGCAGCGTGCGGAACAGACGTACCGGATCCTGCAGGCGCGGGAGACGGCGTTCCTGCTGGTCGCGGCACCGGAACCGGACGCGGTCCGGGAGGCCGCGTACTTCGCCGGCCGGCTGCGGGAGGAGCGGATGCCCCTGGCCGGACTGGTGCTCAACCGGGTGCACCGGCCTGCGGTGGCGACCCCGGACGCGGTGGAGAGCATCGCCGCGGCGGATCGGTTGGCGGAACTGGGTGGCCACGAGACCACCGTGGACGTGCTGCGGGCCCACGCCGCCCTGCTCCAGCAGTCGGCCCGCGAGCAGCAGGTGGCGGCGTCCTTCACGGCGGCGTTCCCGGCGGTGCCGATGGTGTCGGTGACGGCGCAGCCCGCCGACGTGCACGACGTCGACGGGCTGCGGACGATCGGCGCGGCGATCAGCCGCTCCTGA
- a CDS encoding ArsA family ATPase, whose amino-acid sequence MRAAEQPVEPARPGWPARLHVVTGKGGTGKTSVAAALALALAAGGRRTLLVEVEGRQGIAQLFGTDPLPYEERHLTDAPGGGEVRALAVDAEAALLEYLDMFYKLGAAGRALRKLGAIDFASTIAPGVRDVLLTGKVKEATTRTDGQRRVYDAVVLDAPPTGRVGRFLNVTAETARLAKVGPIKTQSEGVAALLRSPMTAVHVVTLLEEMPVQETLDAVTELTAFGFPVGRIIVNGTRPPLPAGRATSHAELRRGLLAAGLPADRDTVAGLHAEAVDQTVRRELEETLRAELAEAGRPLVELPLLPAGVDRDGLVTLAAALVRAD is encoded by the coding sequence GTGCGAGCAGCTGAGCAGCCGGTCGAGCCGGCCCGCCCCGGATGGCCGGCCCGTCTCCATGTGGTGACCGGCAAGGGCGGCACAGGCAAGACCAGCGTCGCGGCGGCGCTGGCCCTGGCCCTGGCCGCCGGTGGCCGGCGCACGCTGCTGGTCGAGGTGGAGGGCCGGCAGGGCATCGCGCAGCTCTTCGGCACCGACCCGTTGCCGTACGAGGAGCGGCACCTGACCGACGCGCCGGGCGGCGGAGAGGTCCGGGCACTCGCGGTGGACGCCGAGGCGGCGCTGCTGGAGTACCTCGACATGTTCTACAAGCTCGGTGCCGCCGGCCGGGCACTACGCAAGCTGGGCGCGATCGACTTCGCCTCCACCATCGCCCCCGGCGTACGCGACGTCCTGCTGACCGGCAAGGTCAAGGAGGCGACCACCCGTACCGACGGGCAGCGCCGGGTGTACGACGCGGTGGTGCTGGACGCCCCGCCGACCGGCCGGGTCGGCCGGTTCCTGAACGTGACCGCGGAGACCGCCAGGCTGGCGAAGGTCGGGCCGATCAAGACCCAGAGCGAGGGGGTGGCCGCCCTGCTGCGCTCCCCGATGACCGCGGTGCACGTGGTCACCCTCCTCGAGGAGATGCCGGTCCAGGAGACGCTGGACGCGGTCACCGAGCTGACCGCGTTCGGTTTCCCGGTCGGGCGGATCATCGTCAACGGCACCCGCCCACCGCTGCCCGCCGGACGAGCCACCAGCCACGCCGAGTTGCGCCGTGGGCTGCTCGCCGCCGGGCTTCCGGCCGACCGGGACACCGTGGCCGGGCTGCACGCGGAGGCGGTCGACCAGACCGTCCGGCGGGAGTTGGAGGAGACGCTGCGCGCGGAGCTGGCCGAGGCCGGCCGGCCGCTGGTCGAGCTGCCGCTGCTCCCGGCCGGGGTGGACCGGGACGGCCTGGTCACCCTGGCCGCCGCGCTCGTCCGGGCGGACTGA
- a CDS encoding DUF4177 domain-containing protein, whose product MQKWEYATVPLLVHATKQILDNWGEDGWELVSVIPGPNPEQLVAYLKRPKA is encoded by the coding sequence ATGCAGAAGTGGGAGTACGCCACCGTCCCGCTGCTGGTCCACGCGACCAAGCAGATTCTCGACAACTGGGGCGAGGACGGTTGGGAACTCGTCTCGGTGATCCCGGGACCGAACCCGGAGCAGCTCGTCGCCTACCTGAAGCGGCCCAAGGCATGA
- a CDS encoding RidA family protein, with product MSPAAKLAELGLTLPKVVPPVASYVPAVQSGQTVYVSGQLPMAEGKLLATGKVGADVSAEQAKDLAQRCALNALAAIDALVGLENVVKVVKLTGFVASAPGFTGQPGVINGASDLFGAVFGEAGRHARSAVGVAELPLDAPVEVEVIVEVG from the coding sequence ATGAGCCCCGCCGCCAAGCTCGCCGAGCTGGGGCTGACGTTGCCCAAGGTCGTTCCGCCGGTGGCCAGCTACGTGCCGGCGGTGCAGTCCGGGCAGACCGTCTACGTCTCCGGGCAGCTTCCGATGGCCGAGGGGAAGCTCCTCGCCACCGGGAAGGTCGGCGCGGACGTCTCCGCCGAGCAGGCGAAGGACCTCGCCCAGCGCTGCGCGCTGAACGCGCTCGCCGCGATCGACGCGCTGGTCGGCCTGGAGAACGTGGTCAAGGTGGTGAAGCTGACCGGCTTCGTCGCCTCGGCGCCCGGCTTCACCGGCCAGCCCGGCGTGATCAACGGCGCCTCCGACCTGTTCGGCGCGGTCTTCGGTGAGGCCGGCCGGCACGCCCGCAGCGCGGTCGGCGTGGCGGAGCTGCCGCTGGACGCCCCGGTCGAGGTCGAGGTCATCGTCGAGGTCGGCTGA
- a CDS encoding MBL fold metallo-hydrolase, which produces MTGHLTTPAAALADSLPEWVTLLRAPNPGPMTLDGTNTWLLRAPGRDETIVVDPGPADEAHLARIAAHAPIGFVLITHGHPDHTDGSRRLAELLGGVPVLAADPAHTVDAEPLTESRELLNGFGFLVDLLPSPGHTGDSVCFLVDHEGEQVVLTGDTILGRGTTVVAHPDGNLGDYLGSLGRLSAYRGIVALPGHGPALADCGVAADYYLAHRRARLDQVRAAVAAGDTTAAEVVARVYTDVDRSLWWAAEWSVRAQLEYLGVPPRESSAGEARLDQP; this is translated from the coding sequence ATGACGGGGCACCTGACGACGCCAGCGGCCGCGCTGGCGGATTCGCTGCCGGAGTGGGTGACGCTGCTACGCGCGCCGAACCCCGGCCCGATGACCCTCGACGGCACCAACACCTGGCTGCTGCGCGCCCCCGGGCGGGACGAGACGATCGTGGTCGACCCGGGCCCCGCCGACGAGGCGCACCTGGCCCGGATCGCTGCCCACGCGCCGATCGGGTTCGTGCTGATCACCCACGGGCACCCGGACCACACCGACGGCTCCCGCCGCCTGGCCGAGCTGCTCGGCGGGGTTCCGGTGCTCGCCGCCGACCCGGCGCACACCGTCGACGCCGAGCCCCTCACCGAATCCCGGGAGCTGCTCAACGGGTTCGGCTTCCTCGTCGACCTGCTGCCCTCCCCCGGACACACCGGCGACTCGGTCTGCTTCCTCGTCGACCACGAGGGCGAGCAGGTGGTCCTCACCGGGGACACCATCCTCGGCCGGGGCACCACCGTGGTCGCCCACCCCGACGGCAACCTCGGCGACTACCTGGGCAGCCTGGGCCGGCTGTCGGCGTACCGGGGGATCGTCGCCCTGCCGGGGCACGGCCCGGCGCTGGCCGACTGCGGCGTGGCGGCCGACTACTACCTGGCCCACCGGCGGGCCCGGCTCGACCAGGTCCGGGCGGCGGTCGCCGCCGGGGACACCACCGCCGCCGAGGTCGTCGCCCGGGTGTACACCGACGTGGACCGCTCGCTGTGGTGGGCGGCCGAGTGGTCGGTCCGGGCCCAGCTGGAGTACCTGGGCGTGCCGCCCCGGGAATCCAGCGCCGGAGAAGCGCGGTTGGACCAGCCGTGA